The Xyrauchen texanus isolate HMW12.3.18 chromosome 42, RBS_HiC_50CHRs, whole genome shotgun sequence genome includes the window gttggtgccagatgggctggtttgagtatttctgtaactgctgatctcctgggattttcacgctcaacagtctctagagtgtataaaGAATAGTGcgaaaaacatccagcgagtggcagttctgtgggtgaaaatgttttgtttatgacAGAGGTCagatgagaatggccagactggtccaagctgacaggaaggtgacaataaccaaaaataaaaacgtGTTACAATagttctatgcagaaaagcatttctaaaaacacaacatgtcgaacattgagTCAGATGGGCTaaagcagcagaagacccctccgggtaccactactgtcagcttacaacaggaaactgaggctgcagtgggcacaggctcaacaaaactggacagtagacaattggaaaaacatcgcctggtctgacaaatctggatttctgcttaGATGCACTAATGGTAGAACCACTGCGGCCTCAGTTTTCTGtacttggctgacagaagtggaacccaacgtggtcttctgctgttgtagctcatctgcttcaaggttcgacatgttgtccATTCTGAGCTATTCTGCAACATTAAATGTTGGATCAGGGGCAATGTGTGTGCACAGGCGATCTCTGGACGTTGTAGCTCTATCGGGAAAGTTGTTCTATCACTCTTGGTCCCCCCTCAGTGGCTCAGCCCCTGAAAGCTGTCCCAATTTTCCCCCATATGGACagccctttgtgtgtgtgtgtgtgtgtgtgtgtgtgtgtgtgtgtatatatatatatactgtatatagtcagCACTGTTGAAAACGAAGAAATaattttttcgttttttaaattaaaaatttttATTGTCCAGATTTATCAAACTAttcaaaaatacatgtaaaaaaactgcaattcacacaaaattattaaaaaaaaatataacttaAACACACCTCTTCTTTGATTAGCATATTTTCCATTTCTGAGTTTAATGTcattttggaagaaaaaaaagtcatgtggtgtaattgtccagtaaaaaaaaaagtctcataaaaatttgaaattctttaaaaaagaaatattgaCATGAGTTGTGctgaataattattaattatataatctATATCTAATATTTAAAAGCACTTTTGTACACCAAATCAAAGTAGTGGTTTATCACCAACACTTAGTTTGCAATTTCGTTGTTTATGTTTACAAAAACCCTAAAACAGAGCGGTCACCTTTTGACACGCATCACTTtgtgtgattattttgaaaaggcacattttgttcaggatGTGAGAAAACTTGTTGATATTTTTGATGggaaatttttttaatattactaattattaataaaaaaaaaaaccttacctTCAAAAATGTGTTCGAAATCTTTTTTGAAATCAATGATAAAGTTTTGTACATTTGTGTTTTCAAGGTGCAAGAAACGTATCTGAATACTTTTTATTTGACGGTTACactagagctgttggaaaaaatagTTTCAGCGATGCATCACGATTCATACACAAACGATTCTGAattgattttcaaaagaatcagaatcgattcggagttcagtttaaatcacggcagagcagtggagcacgccaaagacagatgtggaaacaaagatgCGAGTTAAGTGCACAAAcatgactgtttgcagaccagctgtatgaaacacatgaccatttgtgcccgaatgaaactacgatcccgaaactctttcacaaacccacgcacataTCAACGGGAGAGCTTATTCatgataagaagccaacaaacaacatgaaagatgagctcgcacccataattgcactgatttgcacacaacgggggaagacacagaagaaaataatgacgaggcagcggttcgggagatgttggtgatgttttcatttaattatttatttgtaattatttcatTGGCTTTTGACATTGCCGGTCACTCGTTTGTCAGGACAGTGCGCACACCTGATGAGAAAGGTTTTATCTTTTACTCGCAGAGCAAACAGATAGAGCAGTGCATACGAGACGCTTGAttaatttctgaagcaacaactgtGCTATTTAAAGCGCTTTACTttcacctgtgcaggtgaggagaaGCTGACAGAtgcactctcatagaagcagatatatctcatcctggaccagcaacttccatttgtgcttaaatgaaaatgaatagcatggcataGATTCATTTTCATAATTAAATGCTATTAAATGATTCacaatgcttaaacaaaaataataaaataaccagttgaagtaatagtattcagtgtgttttaATGGAGCACCAataatgtttttgtgcttttaagagtttttttttaaggttctaaagaaagaaactgaaaaactgagaaGCTCTTTTAAACTATTGAAGCATTtctttaatcttgtggatgttcatgttttgttcacagctcatactgaatgtaaaaggccagtttatgtaatgtgactcgttctgatttttaaaacagctgttaaataaaaagctgaaagggaaacaATAGAGagtaaaaaagaaagatattgaaggacaagatgcatcgtgatgcattgagaatcgttttataatcgaatcgttaccctttgaatcgtaatcgaatcgtGAGGCCCTCTATGTTTCACCATATGATATATTTTCAGtcattaaatctctttttttgtagaaaagattaaaaaaatgttttttttttaatgatgagtTATTTTTAAcacctcagacaaccttatttgtcaatgacccattaTTATCAAACTGGAAATAAATTTAATTGAGTTTATCGACTGCCACCCCAAACATGTAGTACATCACAGAGATTTGCCAAAGGAATCAGGGCAACAGAGTTTATTGCGGTGCATTCATTAATCATGTTACGTCTCACCTATATATTACTATGAAGTCAAGTGAGCTGTTGGGAATAAATCTGTATGGAGTAAAATGAAGTGAATGTCTTATTTACTTTTTTCCTCTAGCCAAAGTGGGGAAGACCTCTCTTATCATGTCTCTGGTTGGAGAGGAGTTTCCTGATCAGGTGAGTTTGACTGGTTTATCTATAATCCTGTCTGTTAATACGGCATGGCAGCTGTGTGTAAATGGTGCAGTTGTAAGAAGATAATTTGTTTTTGCCGTCAGGTTCCTCTCAGAGCAGAGGAGATCACCATTCCTGCAGACGTCACACCTGAGAAAGTGCCTACACATATAGTCGACTATTCAGGTCTGTGCTGGTGCATGTGCCAAAAGTAGCTTGTAATATTTACCCTGAAAAATTGTGCTAACACTCTTGGTTTCACTACAGAAAGTGAGCAATCTGAGGATGTGTTGAGAGAAGAAATTGTAAAGGTGAGACATTACCTATGAATTTCATGTTGTATCTTTTTGAGATGCACCCTAAATACTGTAAGCCATAGGGTATGAGAGCTCATGCTGTTTTGTAAATATAGGCTCAGCTAAAAGGTGTTATTTGGTGCCACCCCTGCCGACGTAACTATATGCACAATATAGAGCAACAGTCATGTGCCGAAATTGATTATTAATGATATCTTATAAATACGTCTGTCCATATAACACGTTAATTTGgtgaaattaattatataaaatataacgtgttaaacaaattaacacaattaagcATGTCATGGACTATAATATGCAATATCCATCGGAGCAATTTAATCTTGAAGCACCACCTgatttcagcagggggcagtaagccaAGCTCCAGCTGCTTATGCAACAAAACACACTCAGTCTTGCTTGACACTAGCGAAaccacaagatgagaacacattcTCACAGccaaacacagctggacggagTGCAATTCCGAATGGCAATGATCTCGAAATGTGATTTTCTAAGTttgaaactatgtttaacttgacacagtgacctaaaaacaaTCTTTATGATGTGCTGCGACAAAAGCGTTCCTCTGACGCCTGTGTACTTTGACGTGttcttagaaaagcccttataataagtctGACAAATTCAatagcaaaatggattgctgtggactgtaggccaatgatgggCTTATGTGCAAAAtatggaaatacttttattgccttctaaagccactttcttTTTTATCAATGCTTTATAGTCATCTGCCACAATTATGTAAGGAATTGTAATGatctaaattataatttttaaaggtgcaatatgtaaacgttttcatgtaatattcgccttttttaATGCAACTTAAATGAGTCCTTCCCGGGTTTACtttgttgcctattaaagcctgtagactgattttcatgcaaaggaagcaggtcgcttttgccgggaaaatccaaaggatgtgacgtttatgcatgctcccgagagccttggtgtgtctcttccgctattcaacagcgacaacaaactgcaacactaggtaacgttatcttcgagatggaatccagcaaacgtccggctcccagcacaacaccgactcctacacaaactcagagtaaaccaaaaaaatattttgctactgaatcccgtctggctaagcgggtaCGTGATTGTGGTCgtgcaaaaactagagtgaacatcgtcaggttatttgattcctggagggaccttcgttcggttttggggatcaaaacagaccctgagttggcgttcttcttattggaccggtaagcttacataactgcaaagcatgtgaaaaagtgccataaggattgatctgtgtaattttagctaacctattgataaagctagctagctagctatcaccgacataggctatcatataaatgcagtcaatataTCACGCAaaaaaaagtgattacttcaaactacagtctctcatagtcagacctatatccacactttgttccagcactggagagtcaaatataatatacagtatcaaagtttgcagtaaaacaatcattactgtgtaattttaattatgctacctcatctgtcagcatgatgccggtgaatcacgttcagcctctttgttttggtcgatgctcgtgtccctatggagtgtgcgtGCGCGATCATGAGCAACAGGTAGtgggctgcagttcacttaacggccacaggtgtcattaataacaagggtttctgaatcttacatactgcacctttaaaatatatacgtatgatttttataatgatataaatatagctatttacaattatttgatcattatatattgaattgttatttgagggtatttaatcagattaattaatcggaatatgtaaataatttgatatcaactttttatcgattgacaggcCTACTTCTAAACCTTCGAAGACAGACCTACGGCAAGTTCTGAGGTTGTTAATAGAGGGTAGATGCTTCTGCTGAAGTCATCAGTTATTTCAAATTAGTGAAATTCCTGGTGTAGAACGTCACTACCCATGAAGTGTTAAGATAACGATCCTCCAATCAGAGAATAGCATCAAACAAAGcatgccaaaagagctctgcagcaaccgcCCACTCCGAGTGcactccctacactctcaaactacttctatttgtatgtgaatattttgcaatatacttaaaatatttttgtacttGCTGTACTTCTACAGCAACTTAATATCGATAGATATATACGtcaattgaaaaaaattaaaaatctaattttgtaatgttgtgattcacctcggagctggtagGTTCTCTTGAAGAATGAAGAATTTGACAAAATTCCTATGAAGAAAATTAATAGGGAagatacttccggaaccaagatggctgaaatattgggcgggcactgttgcagtCTAAATAGCACGGCGTCAAGtgacttattgcttttataacagTTACTACATAATAGAAAGGACACATGTTCATTAAAGCATCTCTTTATTTTGTAAATTTCGTCCCCTGAAGCTCATTATGAATGTTTATTATGTCATCTCCCCTGTAGGCCAATGTCGTGTGTGTGGTTTATGATGTCACACAAGAAGAAACCATTGACAAGGTATCAATCAGTATGTCCTTGACtcttatttcaatatttttcctcacattttcttttctatGCTCTAATCTGTTTCGTAAAAAAACATTCCTCTCAGATCAGGACAAAATGGATCCCTCTGGTGAACGGAGGAGCTGAAAAAGGAAGCAAGTAAGTTTTGTATGTTAAGTATGTCTTCTCTGGCCACTGTGTAAATACATCTGCGTTTTTAAAATGTCTCATGTACAATGTCTCTCTTTTTTTGCCTTAGGATTCCCATTATTCTAGTAGGCAACAAGTCTGACCTTCGGTCTGGTAGCTCCATGGAAACCATCCTTCCAATCATGAACAAGTTTTCTGAGATTGAGACCTGTGTGGAGGTCAGAACCACTGACAACTCACACAAAGAAATGTTGACCATAAGCACTGTGATACCACTTTCCCTTAATAGACACAGCAGGCAAACCCTTCCAGTGTCTGTGTATGTTAGCAGAGCGTTTAAATGATGTTCATGACTGTTAGATGTGTTCAGTTGAAGTCTGACTGGTACACCTATATGCAGAAATAACATTCCAACACTCTTAAACGATATAGTCTGCAGCATAGTGTGTAGATTAGCATGTATGTGCATGCACAACCATGATTAATGGATTGcattgcattgaacccagaatattcctttaatggctgTTGTaaagcctagtgagctgcctacttacCATATTCGCAACCCATAGATGtgttaaaactatttaaatgtgTGAATTATGCTAAAAAATGCTGTTCACTATGTTGTAAATAACAGCCAGTGTCCTGCTTCTGTGATTGTGAATGCTTGTTAAGAAAGGGGGAAAAAATCTAGTGTGCCGTTATAATTAgatggtgtgtgtctgtgtccgcAGTGCTCTGCTAAGAatctgaagaatatttcagagcTTTTCTACTACGCTCAAAAAGCCGTTCTACACCCGACTGCTCCACTCTACGACCCTGAAGACAAACAGGTACACGCAAACTCCTCTGCATGTCTTCTCACGGACATACACTCATGCTTGGGAGCATTGTGATTGTTTCTGTATTTCTTCTGCATGTTTGTGCAGCTGAAGCCGCAGTGCGTGCGCGCTCTGAGTCGGATCTTCAGTATCTCAGATCAGGATAACGATCACATTCTCAGTGATGCTGAACTGAACTGCTTTCAGGTGAGCACACAAACAGCAGTGTGGTTTTCACCTGTATCAGCTTTTACAATGGGAAtataattgaaaaacaaaaacacagaacagCATTTGCAACACATTTATCTTCTCAAATGCAACATGTTTGAGTGAAAGCAGATATTCAGCTGGAATGAATGTCGGGCTGGACTGATTTTATTCATTGGGATTTGATTGGATGGATGATAGGCTATGATGTTGGTTAATATTATGTTTTTCCCATGCATGCAGCCTTGTTGATGTAAGCAGAAAAGTTCTTGAGGAGGTCTAgaaagtttttatattttgattattgttTATGAAagcaaaatgtctttgtgttagaATAACATGCattgatgaatcattcacaatggTCTTTCTAAACTTGAAACCGTTAACCCAGGGTCATTCTTAATAGCTCGCGATGGCACTTGTTAACCGCTTATCAGTGGAACTGCGTATCTGTGAAAATGTTGCAAACCAAATCAGCTCTGATTGTCTTTCGTCTTCTGAAACAACGTACTGCGAAACATTTCTCACTACATACCACAAATGCAGTgcttacaatttattttataaccAAGGGTTAAAAGCTAACACCAGTGGTAGTACTAGGATGTGATCTTTGGGAGGGTAATTTGATCTTAAGGGGATGGGGGTGCTCGTCCTTGAAACACTTGGGTTGGTCCCCCTTGATAGTGTTTCGGCATCGGTCTGGAAGTTTTAGGGGGTGCACAAGGAAAACCTAAGAGGGGCAATACCCCCTTAGACCATGGCTAACACCCATTAAAATTACAAGAGTTAAacgtagggaatgaggttttgccccaagtgaaggagttcaagtacctcggggtcttgttcacgagtgaggggacaatggaacgggaggttggccggagaatcggggcagcgggggcggtattgcactcgctctatcgcaccgttgtcacgaaaagagagctgagccgaaaggcaaagctctcgatctaccggtcaatttttcttcctaccctcacctatggtcatgaaggctgggtcatgactgaaagaactagatcgcgagtacaagcggccgaaatgggcttcctcagaagggtggcgggcttctcgcttagagatagggtgaggagctcagtcatccgtgaggagctcggagtagagccgctgctcctttgcgttgaaaggagtcagttgaggtggtttgggcatctggtaaggatgccccctggccgcctccctagggaggtgtttcaggcacgtccagctgggaggaggcctcgaggaagacccaggactaggtggagagattacatctccacactggcctgggaacacctcggggtcccccagtcagagttggttaatgtggctcgggatagggaagtttggggccccctgctggagcagctgcccccgcgaccctacttcggataagcggttgaagatggatggatggatggatggatggagttaaACGTTGTTTATTCAGGGTTAAATGCAGGATTTATAAAGATGTGTGAAAAGCCCtgataagaccaggaacatttacaaaggaagtgaatatatggtccattttgatttcatgttgacttaaagaaATGTTTCGTAGTTTTGCTAAATAATAGTTTAAGTAACTAACATAAATATGAATCTGCCATTGTTTTGTATGGCGTaatgatttgtgtgtgtgcgtgcgtgtgtgttgtgtgtgtgtgtagaaattATGTTTTGGGAATCCACTGGCTCCTCAAGCTTTAGAGGACGTGAAAACAGTTGTGTGGAAGAACACCAGTGATGGAGTGCAGGACAATGGACTCACACTCAACGGTAAgttgcgcgcgcacacacacacagtctctcattTAACATTAACCAGCCCCACCAGGATTTCGCAGGACTTTTTCTTGATAATTGCGGCCCAAAGTGATGTAATTTTCTGCAGCTTTTCTCAAAAAGTTTGATGCCATTTGCTgcgttttttgtgttgttttgcaatAAAAATCTCACAAATAATTTGTGTCATTGATGTACAAGTGCAAATACctgtaaatattttagtgcattttaaCTGAATAAAATTAGGCCTGTAGTGATTATTACATCATCTTAACACAATCATTTGATTTAATCATGTATATTGAGCACTTTCAGTTTTAATCACTACCGCACATTTATCATGTGACTTGCTGAGTGCGTTAAGGAGACTTTTAGCATGTTTGGACGCTGACGTCATTTGCCGCAACATGCACGCACAACTCGCCTAATGCTCCATAtaacagctctggaaaaaaattaaagatCACTGCAAAaggatcagtttctctggatttactattcataggtaacatttttgttttattctattaagtACTGACattatttctcccaaattccaaataacaaTGTTGTCATTTAGAGCGTTTATttgaagaaaatgacaactggtcaaaataaccaaACATATGCTGTGTTTTCCaaaaccaaatttcacagtgggtgtgagacactaTGGCTTGAAAGCCTCTCCAGGTCTGCGTCTAACCATTTGATGACCAGGTGTTGGGCAAAGCTGAAAATTGGGAAGATGACCTTACTCAAGTCCTCTACGGTCCAATCCTTATGGTCTTTTGCAAACCTCAGCCTAGCTCTTCTTTGCTTCTCATTGATGAAGGGCTTTTTCTTGCACAACTTCAGTTTCGAAACGTCCTCGCCATGCACTTCATCCCAGCTGCCATTTGCCATTCTTTATGTAGGTGACTTGATGTCATCCTACGGTTATTGAGTGTTGAGTCTTCAAATTAGTTGCCGGTCATCCCAGTCAGTGAAGAGTTGCTTTCACCCTCTGCCGATCTGTAGCTTTGTTATCCCCAATGTCTGCTGCTTGACCTTGTTCTTATGAACCACCGTCTTTGAAATTTTAGGGATGATGATGATCTGGGGGtacttcagcaaggctggaatcgggcagattcgtctttgtgaaggaggcatgaatcaagccacgtacaaggttatcatggaagaaaacttgctttcttctgctctgACAGTGTTCCCCAActttgaggattgttttttccagcaggacaatgatccatgacacacagacaggtcaatcaaggtgtggttGGAGGACCACCGgctcaagaccctgtcatggccagcccaatctcaaGACCTGGAGATTcaaaccccattgaaaacctctggaatgtgatcaagaggaagatggatggccacaaagCCGAACttcttgaatttttgcaccaggagtggcataaagtcacccaacagcaatgtgaaagactggtagagggcATGCCATGACACATGAAAAcggtgattgaaaatcagggttattccaccaaatattgatttctgaactcttgccaagttaaaacattattattgtgtttaaaaatgttttctttgcattattcgaggtctgaagaCACTGCATTTTTccagatctatatatatatatatatatatatatatatatatattacttgatACTGAAGCACTGGTACCTTTGACAGCACCACAAGATGCTAAAAACTTTCAGGGCTTTACTAGAAACATTCAGGGCTTACCTGACCTCTAGTGCCGCCCATGGTAGTGGTAGCGTCTACacttgctgagctatccaggcccccaaataagggaattttaataGACTATTGAAAAGCTATGAAACATGCGATTGTGTCTCTTTTTACAGTGCATAATGTGAGCACTCCAAATGAACTCTGACTGTCAGCGACCCACACCGCGGACCACACTCAGCAGCTCTTGAAAAGAGCATGTGCAGGCTAAACGCTAGCTGTAAAGTTTGCACGCCGTCGGTGGTCTCGCATAAGTTAAACAAGGATTATGATAGTGAAGGCAAAGCACTCCGGTTTCACTTAAATGTAACAtttgtgtaatggcaaatgttcttggtcGTTGAGGGTTCTTATACGTATTGTTAATGACACGGAGGAGACAAGCTTCTTACGTCTTGACTGTGCCAAGCTTTTCGAGCAATTTGTTTTGCCACTATCAAACATGGAGAAAAGCAATTGGATTTCTTCAGATTCACGGTTCATGCAGAAATACAAAATTGCAAGTTACCGCAAAAAATGCGGAGTGTGGTTGGCATTTAAAGTCCTGGAGGGTctgattaacacacaaacacattaacatATTCTTGCTACAGGAAACAGGTGAAGGTGACTCATGTATAAGTATTTATATTCCTTACGCAAGAGAGTTCAGGTTTAAACAGTGTAAGACAAAAACGAGTTTTAGAAATGTTGTAAGGTTATTTTAgttttgaatgttttatttttgccatttttaattggtttattttcagtttagctttttgttaatgtattttgttttttactttttttgtttatataattgTCAACACTGTTtcacatcgtgtgtgtgtgtgtgtgtgtgtgtgtgttctgtaggGTTCCTGTTTTTAAACACACTCTTTATCCAGAGAGGACGTCATGAGACTACCTGGACCATCCTGCGCAAATTTGGCTACGATGACACGCTGGAACTGACAGACGACTACCTCTACCCACAGTACGTCTATCtgtatatttaaaggtatagttcacccaaaaaatgtcaattctgtcatcatttactcaacctcatgttgtttcaaacccgtatgactttctatcttatgcggaacacaaaagaataTGTGAGGCAGAATGTAAGTTTCCTTGCATCTTTAATCCCATACATACTAGTTAACAatgacagaattagcatttttgggcgCACTATCCTTTTAAATGCAAAAGCATTTGATTGCCTCAAGATATCGGAGtttaagtgagtgtatgtgtgtgctttcaGATTGAGAGTACCTGTCGGTTGTACGACAGAGTTGAATCATCTGGGTCAACAGTTCCTGCAGAAACTATTTGATAAGTATGATGAGGTGAGCAATCACACTGATGGATTTCACCTTCTAATGAACTTATAGagtttcattggtctaatgatagtgtctctctctctctctcttgtaggATAAGGACTcggctctctctcccgcagagtTGAGAAATCTGTTTAGAGTTTTACCCTACATGCCCTGGGGCCCGTCAGTGTACAGTAACGTCCCCATAACAGAAGAGAACTATATATCTCAACCTGGATACTTCTGTCAGTGGATGTGAGTGAAAGAAGAGGAAATTGA containing:
- the LOC127634881 gene encoding mitochondrial Rho GTPase 2, producing the protein MKRDVRILLLGEPKVGKTSLIMSLVGEEFPDQVPLRAEEITIPADVTPEKVPTHIVDYSESEQSEDVLREEIVKANVVCVVYDVTQEETIDKIRTKWIPLVNGGAEKGSKIPIILVGNKSDLRSGSSMETILPIMNKFSEIETCVECSAKNLKNISELFYYAQKAVLHPTAPLYDPEDKQLKPQCVRALSRIFSISDQDNDHILSDAELNCFQKLCFGNPLAPQALEDVKTVVWKNTSDGVQDNGLTLNGFLFLNTLFIQRGRHETTWTILRKFGYDDTLELTDDYLYPQLRVPVGCTTELNHLGQQFLQKLFDKYDEDKDSALSPAELRNLFRVLPYMPWGPSVYSNVPITEENYISQPGYFCQWMLSAYLDVHRCLEHLGYLGYPILMEQDSQTSAISVTREKPLDLEKRQTQRTVFLCKVIGPRGTGKTDFLRAFLERSAERNDRNPGPPSVYAINNVSVANQEKYLILEEVDVETEFLKAADAACDVACLMYDVSDPDSFNYCASIYKQHYMDSGIPCVVVGSKADLIEVKQHHGMSPSEFCYKHRLPSPLHFSALLTNTHTHIYSKLTWAAMYPHLNGSDMSSTSFWLRVTLGATIAAMLGFALYRAFSRHK